A region from the Rosa rugosa chromosome 6, drRosRugo1.1, whole genome shotgun sequence genome encodes:
- the LOC133714117 gene encoding leucine--tRNA ligase, cytoplasmic-like isoform X1 yields MRVKWTTKLHCRSLFKRYFSSTEMAAEEGGKSFARRDRLLQIEAKARSWWEDKQVFRAQSRAEPPGPGEKFFGNFPFPYMNGILHLGHAFSLSKLEFAAAYHRLRGANVLLPFAFHCTGMPIKASADKLIREIQQFGEPPVFPKKVEKGNEEVEAEAEDVNAGEPPAKHKGKKSKAAAKSSGEVYQWEIMKSFGLSDSDISKFQDPYKWLTYFPPLAVEDLKAFGLGCDWRRSFITTDMNPFFDTFVRWQVRKLKSMGKIVKDLRYTIYSPMDGQPCADHDRSSGEGVQPQEYTVIKMELMAPFPSKLGVLEGRKVFLAAATLRPETMYGQTNAWVLPDGKYGAYEINETDVFILTQRAARNLAYQKYSRVPEKPTCLVELTGYDLIGLPLKSPLAVNQIIYALPMLTVLTDKGTGIVTSVPTDSPDDYMALHDLKSKPAFRAKYGVKDEWVLPFEIIPIIDIPGYGNKAAEKVCADLKIKSQNEKEKLAEAKKLTYLKGFNEGTLIVGEFKGRKVQEVKPLIRSKLIEAGEAISYSEPEKRVLSRSGDECVVALTDQWYITYGETEWKKLAEECLSSMSLYSDETQHGFEHTLSWLNQWACSRSFGLGTRIPWDEEFLVESLSDSTIYMAYYTIAHFLHNGDMYGSSKSAIKPEQMTDEVWDFIFCDGPYPKSSDISSSILSEMKQEFEYWYPFDLRVSGKDLIQNHLTFCIYNHTAIMSKKHWPRGFRCNGHLLLNARKMAKSTGNFRTIRQAIEEFSADATRFSLADAGDGIDDANFAFNTANAAILRLTKEISWMEEVLGTDSSLRPGPPTTYADRVFANEINIAVNRTEQNYSNCMFREALKTGFYDLQAARDEYQFSCGAGGMNRDLLWHFMDVQTRLITPICPHYGEYVWRELLKKDGFVVNAGWPLADAPDLTLQSANKYLQDSIISMRKLLQKQVSSSKKGKKATPVTALTEDNNLTGLIYVNEHFDGWKAECLKILQINFNRDSHTFSSDKVIQEALQKSSIGQSKDFRQIQKLCMPFMKFKKDEAIAIGDQALDLKLPFGEIEVLKENLDLIKRQLGLQEVEILSATNPDALSKAGSLVKLLEQNPPAPGSPTAIFLTW; encoded by the exons ATGAGAGTAAAGTGGACGACAAAGCTCCACTGTCGCAGTTTGTTTAAAAG GTACTTTAGTAGTACTGAAATGGCGGCGGAGGAAGGCGGGAAGAGCTTTGCCAGGAGAGACCGTCTCCTACAGATTGAGGCAAAGGCTCGAAGCTGGTGGGAAGACAAACAAGTTTTCAGGGCCCAGTCTCGTGCAGAGCCGCCCGGGCCAGGGGAGAAGTTCTTTGGGAACTTCCCCTTCCCTTATATGAACGGTATTCTGCATCTCGGACATGCTTTCTCACTGTCGAAGCTGGAGTTTGCTGCAGCCTATCATCGATTGAGAGGCGCAAATGTCCTCTTGCCTTTTGCTTTTCACTGTACTGGCATGCCCATCAAAGCCTCTGCCGATAAGCTTATTAGGGAGATTCAGCAGTTTGGAGAACCTCCTGTTTTTCCCAAAAAAGTGGAGAAAGGGAACGAGGAAGTGGAAGCGGAAGCAGAGGATGTCAATGCAGGCGAACCTCCAGCCAAGCATAAGGGAAAGAAGTCTAAGGCTGCAGCAAAATCAAGCGGCGAAGTGTACCAATGGGAAATTATGAAGAGCTTTGGCCTCTCCGACAGTGACATATCCAAATTTCAGGACCCTTATAAGTGGTTGACTTATTTTCCCCCATTGGCAGTGGAGGACCTCAAGGCTTTTGGCCTGGGCTGTGACTGGAGACGTTCCTTTATTACTACAGACATGAACCCTTTTTTCGACACCTTTGTGAGGTGGCAGGTTAGGAAACTGAAATCCATGGGTAAGATTGTCAAAGATCTCCGTTACACGATATACTCTCCGATGGATGGGCAACCCTGTGCAGATCATGATAGGTCCAGTGGTGAAGGAGTTCAGCCCCAAGAATATACTGTCATCAAAATGGAACTGATGGCACCTTTTCCTTCTAAATTGGGAGTGTTGGAGGGGAGGAAAGTGTTCCTTGCTGCAGCAACACTGAGACCTGAGACCATGTATGGACAAACAAATGCATGGGTATTGCCTGATGGTAAGTATGGTGCATATGAAATCAATGAAACAGATGTGTTCATTCTTACACAGAGAGCAGCACGTAATCTTGCTTATCAAAAGTACTCTAGGGTCCCAGAGAAACCTACTTGCTTGGTTGAACTGACTGGTTACGATTTGATTGGCCTTCCATTGAAGTCGCCACTAGCAGTGAATCAGATTATTTATGCTCTTCCTATGTTGACTGTCCTAACAGACAAAGGTACTGGGATTGTGACCAGTGTACCTACTGATTCTCCGGATGACTATATGGCCTTGCATGACTTGAAATCAAAACCTGCTTTTAGGGCAAAATATGGTGTGAAAGATGAGTGGGTACTGCCCTTTGAGATTATCCCAATCATTGATATTCCAGGATATGGAAATAAGGCTGCAGAAAAGGTCTGTGCAGATCTCAAgatcaaaagccagaatgaGAAAGAGAAGCTAGCAGAAGCCAAGAAGTTGACATACTTGAAAGGATTCAATGAAGGAACACTGATTGTGGGGGAATTTAAGGGAAGGAAAGTCCAGGAGGTTAAGCCCTTGATAAGGAGCAAGCTTATAGAGGCGGGGGAGGCAATATCATACAGTGAACCTGAGAAGCGGGTACTATCACGATCAGGTGATGAATGTGTTGTGGCGCTTACAGATCAATGGTACATCACTTACGGGGAAACTGAATGGAAAAAACTGGCTGAGGAGTGCTTGTCCAGCATGAGTTTGTATTCTGATGAGACACAGCATGGATTTGAACACACATTGAGCTGGTTGAATCAGTGGGCTTGTTCACGATCTTTTGGTCTTGGGACTCGCATCCCCTGGGATGAAGAATTCTTAGTTGAGTCATTGTCTGATTCAACTATTTACATGGCTTATTACACCATTGCTCACTTCCTACACAATGGAGACATGTATGGTTCCAGCAAATCTGCAATTAAACCTGAACAAATGACTGATGAGGTCTGGGATTTTATTTTCTGTGATGGCCCATATCCTAAATCATCCGACATCTCATCATCAATTCTGAGTGAGATGAAGCAGGAGTTTGAATATTGGTATCCTTTTGATCTTCGGGTGTCTGGCAAGGATCTAATACAAAATCATTTAACCTTCTGCATCTACAACCATACAGCTATTATGTCCAAGAAGCACTGGCCTCGTGGTTTCAGATGCAATGGGCACCTACTGCTCAATGCTCGGAAAATGGCCAAGTCCACAGGAAACTTTAGGACAATTCGCCAGGCAATTGAGGAATTTTCTGCTGATGCCACTCGCTTTTCTTTGGCTGATGCTGGAGATGGTATTGATgatgcaaattttgcatttaaCACTGCCAATGCTGCAATCCTGCGGCTCACTAAAGAGATCTCATGGATGGAAGAAGTTTTAGGTACAGACTCTTCTTTGAGACCAGGACCCCCAACTACTTATGCTGACAGGGTCTTTGCAAATGAGATAAATATTGCTGTGAACAGGACTGAGCAGAATTACAGCAACTGCATGTTCCGAGAAGCCCTCAAGACTGGATTTTATGATCTTCAAGCTGCTAGGGATGAGTATCAGTTTTCATGTGGTGCTGGGGGAATGAACCGTGATTTGCTGTGGCATTTTATGGATGTGCAGACACGTCTTATTACTCCAATCTGCCCACACTATGGAGAATACGTATGGAGGGAACTTTTGAAGAAGGACGGCTTTGTGGTAAACGCAGGATGGCCTTTGGCTGACGCTCCGGACCTAACCCTCCAGAGTGCGAATAAGTATTTGCAGGACTCAATCATTTCAATGAGGAAGCTCCTCCAAAAGCAAGTTTCAAGCTCAAAGAAGGGTAAGAAGGCTACTCCAGTCACAGCGTTGACAGAAGACAACAATCTGACCGGCTTAATCTATGTGAACGAGCACTTTGATGGATGGAAGGCAGAGTGCCTGAAAATCCTCCAAATTAACTTTAACAGAGACAGTCATACTTTTTCTTCAGACAAGGTGATACAAGAAGCGTTgcaaaaaagttctattggtcAGTCGAAAGATTTTAGACAAATCCAAAAGCTTTGTATGCCTTTCATGAAGTTCAAGAAGGATGAGGCAATTGCAATTGGGGATCAGGCCTTGGATTTGAAGCTACCTTTTGGCGAGATTGAGGTCCTTAAAGAGAACTTGGACTTAATTAAGAGACAACTTGGTCTTCAAGAGGTAGAAATATTGTCTGCTACAAATCCTGATGCACTTTCTAAAGCCGGTTCTCTTGTCAAACTGTTAGAGCAGAATCCTCCAGCACCCGGAAGCCCTACTGCCATCTTCTTGACCTGGTAA
- the LOC133714117 gene encoding leucine--tRNA ligase, cytoplasmic-like isoform X2 produces MRVKWTTKLHCRSLFKRYFSSTEMAAEEGGKSFARRDRLLQIEAKARSWWEDKQVFRAQSRAEPPGPGEKFFGNFPFPYMNGILHLGHAFSLSKLEFAAAYHRLRGANVLLPFAFHCTGMPIKASADKLIREIQQFGEPPVFPKKVEKGNEEVEAEAEDVNAGEPPAKHKGKKSKAAAKSSGEVYQWEIMKSFGLSDSDISKFQDPYKWLTYFPPLAVEDLKAFGLGCDWRRSFITTDMNPFFDTFVRWQVRKLKSMGKIVKDLRYTIYSPMDGQPCADHDRSSGEGVQPQEYTVIKMELMAPFPSKLGVLEGRKVFLAAATLRPETMYGQTNAWVLPDGKYGAYEINETDVFILTQRAARNLAYQKYSRVPEKPTCLVELTGYDLIGLPLKSPLAVNQIIYALPMLTVLTDKGTGIVTSVPTDSPDDYMALHDLKSKPAFRAKYGVKDEWVLPFEIIPIIDIPGYGNKAAEKVCADLKIKSQNEKEKLAEAKKLTYLKGFNEGTLIVGEFKGRKVQEVKPLIRSKLIEAGEAISYSEPEKRVLSRSGDECVVALTDQWYITYGETEWKKLAEECLSSMSLYSDETQHGFEHTLSWLNQWACSRSFGLGTRIPWDEEFLVESLSDSTIYMAYYTIAHFLHNGDMYGSSKSAIKPEQMTDEVWDFIFCDGPYPKSSDISSSILSEMKQEFEYWYPFDLRVSGKDLIQNHLTFCIYNHTAIMSKKHWPRGFRCNGHLLLNARKMAKSTGNFRTIRQAIEEFSADATRFSLADAGDGIDDANFAFNTANAAILRLTKEISWMEEVLGTDSSLRPGPPTTYADRVFANEINIAVNRTEQNYSNCMFREALKTGFYDLQAARDEYQFSCGAGGMNRDLLWHFMDVQTRLITPICPHYGEYVWRELLKKDGFVVNAGWPLADAPDLTLQSANKYLQDSIISMRKLLQKQVSSSKKGKKATPVTALTEDNNLTGLIYVNEHFDGWKAECLKILQINFNRDSHTFSSDKVIQEALQKSSIGQSKDFRQIQKLCMPFMKFKKDEAIAIGDQALDLKLPFGEIEVLKENLDLIKRQLGLQEVEILSATNPDALSKAGSLVKLLEQNPPAPGSPTAIFLT; encoded by the exons ATGAGAGTAAAGTGGACGACAAAGCTCCACTGTCGCAGTTTGTTTAAAAG GTACTTTAGTAGTACTGAAATGGCGGCGGAGGAAGGCGGGAAGAGCTTTGCCAGGAGAGACCGTCTCCTACAGATTGAGGCAAAGGCTCGAAGCTGGTGGGAAGACAAACAAGTTTTCAGGGCCCAGTCTCGTGCAGAGCCGCCCGGGCCAGGGGAGAAGTTCTTTGGGAACTTCCCCTTCCCTTATATGAACGGTATTCTGCATCTCGGACATGCTTTCTCACTGTCGAAGCTGGAGTTTGCTGCAGCCTATCATCGATTGAGAGGCGCAAATGTCCTCTTGCCTTTTGCTTTTCACTGTACTGGCATGCCCATCAAAGCCTCTGCCGATAAGCTTATTAGGGAGATTCAGCAGTTTGGAGAACCTCCTGTTTTTCCCAAAAAAGTGGAGAAAGGGAACGAGGAAGTGGAAGCGGAAGCAGAGGATGTCAATGCAGGCGAACCTCCAGCCAAGCATAAGGGAAAGAAGTCTAAGGCTGCAGCAAAATCAAGCGGCGAAGTGTACCAATGGGAAATTATGAAGAGCTTTGGCCTCTCCGACAGTGACATATCCAAATTTCAGGACCCTTATAAGTGGTTGACTTATTTTCCCCCATTGGCAGTGGAGGACCTCAAGGCTTTTGGCCTGGGCTGTGACTGGAGACGTTCCTTTATTACTACAGACATGAACCCTTTTTTCGACACCTTTGTGAGGTGGCAGGTTAGGAAACTGAAATCCATGGGTAAGATTGTCAAAGATCTCCGTTACACGATATACTCTCCGATGGATGGGCAACCCTGTGCAGATCATGATAGGTCCAGTGGTGAAGGAGTTCAGCCCCAAGAATATACTGTCATCAAAATGGAACTGATGGCACCTTTTCCTTCTAAATTGGGAGTGTTGGAGGGGAGGAAAGTGTTCCTTGCTGCAGCAACACTGAGACCTGAGACCATGTATGGACAAACAAATGCATGGGTATTGCCTGATGGTAAGTATGGTGCATATGAAATCAATGAAACAGATGTGTTCATTCTTACACAGAGAGCAGCACGTAATCTTGCTTATCAAAAGTACTCTAGGGTCCCAGAGAAACCTACTTGCTTGGTTGAACTGACTGGTTACGATTTGATTGGCCTTCCATTGAAGTCGCCACTAGCAGTGAATCAGATTATTTATGCTCTTCCTATGTTGACTGTCCTAACAGACAAAGGTACTGGGATTGTGACCAGTGTACCTACTGATTCTCCGGATGACTATATGGCCTTGCATGACTTGAAATCAAAACCTGCTTTTAGGGCAAAATATGGTGTGAAAGATGAGTGGGTACTGCCCTTTGAGATTATCCCAATCATTGATATTCCAGGATATGGAAATAAGGCTGCAGAAAAGGTCTGTGCAGATCTCAAgatcaaaagccagaatgaGAAAGAGAAGCTAGCAGAAGCCAAGAAGTTGACATACTTGAAAGGATTCAATGAAGGAACACTGATTGTGGGGGAATTTAAGGGAAGGAAAGTCCAGGAGGTTAAGCCCTTGATAAGGAGCAAGCTTATAGAGGCGGGGGAGGCAATATCATACAGTGAACCTGAGAAGCGGGTACTATCACGATCAGGTGATGAATGTGTTGTGGCGCTTACAGATCAATGGTACATCACTTACGGGGAAACTGAATGGAAAAAACTGGCTGAGGAGTGCTTGTCCAGCATGAGTTTGTATTCTGATGAGACACAGCATGGATTTGAACACACATTGAGCTGGTTGAATCAGTGGGCTTGTTCACGATCTTTTGGTCTTGGGACTCGCATCCCCTGGGATGAAGAATTCTTAGTTGAGTCATTGTCTGATTCAACTATTTACATGGCTTATTACACCATTGCTCACTTCCTACACAATGGAGACATGTATGGTTCCAGCAAATCTGCAATTAAACCTGAACAAATGACTGATGAGGTCTGGGATTTTATTTTCTGTGATGGCCCATATCCTAAATCATCCGACATCTCATCATCAATTCTGAGTGAGATGAAGCAGGAGTTTGAATATTGGTATCCTTTTGATCTTCGGGTGTCTGGCAAGGATCTAATACAAAATCATTTAACCTTCTGCATCTACAACCATACAGCTATTATGTCCAAGAAGCACTGGCCTCGTGGTTTCAGATGCAATGGGCACCTACTGCTCAATGCTCGGAAAATGGCCAAGTCCACAGGAAACTTTAGGACAATTCGCCAGGCAATTGAGGAATTTTCTGCTGATGCCACTCGCTTTTCTTTGGCTGATGCTGGAGATGGTATTGATgatgcaaattttgcatttaaCACTGCCAATGCTGCAATCCTGCGGCTCACTAAAGAGATCTCATGGATGGAAGAAGTTTTAGGTACAGACTCTTCTTTGAGACCAGGACCCCCAACTACTTATGCTGACAGGGTCTTTGCAAATGAGATAAATATTGCTGTGAACAGGACTGAGCAGAATTACAGCAACTGCATGTTCCGAGAAGCCCTCAAGACTGGATTTTATGATCTTCAAGCTGCTAGGGATGAGTATCAGTTTTCATGTGGTGCTGGGGGAATGAACCGTGATTTGCTGTGGCATTTTATGGATGTGCAGACACGTCTTATTACTCCAATCTGCCCACACTATGGAGAATACGTATGGAGGGAACTTTTGAAGAAGGACGGCTTTGTGGTAAACGCAGGATGGCCTTTGGCTGACGCTCCGGACCTAACCCTCCAGAGTGCGAATAAGTATTTGCAGGACTCAATCATTTCAATGAGGAAGCTCCTCCAAAAGCAAGTTTCAAGCTCAAAGAAGGGTAAGAAGGCTACTCCAGTCACAGCGTTGACAGAAGACAACAATCTGACCGGCTTAATCTATGTGAACGAGCACTTTGATGGATGGAAGGCAGAGTGCCTGAAAATCCTCCAAATTAACTTTAACAGAGACAGTCATACTTTTTCTTCAGACAAGGTGATACAAGAAGCGTTgcaaaaaagttctattggtcAGTCGAAAGATTTTAGACAAATCCAAAAGCTTTGTATGCCTTTCATGAAGTTCAAGAAGGATGAGGCAATTGCAATTGGGGATCAGGCCTTGGATTTGAAGCTACCTTTTGGCGAGATTGAGGTCCTTAAAGAGAACTTGGACTTAATTAAGAGACAACTTGGTCTTCAAGAGGTAGAAATATTGTCTGCTACAAATCCTGATGCACTTTCTAAAGCCGGTTCTCTTGTCAAACTGTTAGAGCAGAATCCTCCAGCACCCGGAAGCCCTACTGCCATCTTCTTGACCTG A
- the LOC133714117 gene encoding leucine--tRNA ligase, cytoplasmic-like isoform X3 yields MAAEEGGKSFARRDRLLQIEAKARSWWEDKQVFRAQSRAEPPGPGEKFFGNFPFPYMNGILHLGHAFSLSKLEFAAAYHRLRGANVLLPFAFHCTGMPIKASADKLIREIQQFGEPPVFPKKVEKGNEEVEAEAEDVNAGEPPAKHKGKKSKAAAKSSGEVYQWEIMKSFGLSDSDISKFQDPYKWLTYFPPLAVEDLKAFGLGCDWRRSFITTDMNPFFDTFVRWQVRKLKSMGKIVKDLRYTIYSPMDGQPCADHDRSSGEGVQPQEYTVIKMELMAPFPSKLGVLEGRKVFLAAATLRPETMYGQTNAWVLPDGKYGAYEINETDVFILTQRAARNLAYQKYSRVPEKPTCLVELTGYDLIGLPLKSPLAVNQIIYALPMLTVLTDKGTGIVTSVPTDSPDDYMALHDLKSKPAFRAKYGVKDEWVLPFEIIPIIDIPGYGNKAAEKVCADLKIKSQNEKEKLAEAKKLTYLKGFNEGTLIVGEFKGRKVQEVKPLIRSKLIEAGEAISYSEPEKRVLSRSGDECVVALTDQWYITYGETEWKKLAEECLSSMSLYSDETQHGFEHTLSWLNQWACSRSFGLGTRIPWDEEFLVESLSDSTIYMAYYTIAHFLHNGDMYGSSKSAIKPEQMTDEVWDFIFCDGPYPKSSDISSSILSEMKQEFEYWYPFDLRVSGKDLIQNHLTFCIYNHTAIMSKKHWPRGFRCNGHLLLNARKMAKSTGNFRTIRQAIEEFSADATRFSLADAGDGIDDANFAFNTANAAILRLTKEISWMEEVLGTDSSLRPGPPTTYADRVFANEINIAVNRTEQNYSNCMFREALKTGFYDLQAARDEYQFSCGAGGMNRDLLWHFMDVQTRLITPICPHYGEYVWRELLKKDGFVVNAGWPLADAPDLTLQSANKYLQDSIISMRKLLQKQVSSSKKGKKATPVTALTEDNNLTGLIYVNEHFDGWKAECLKILQINFNRDSHTFSSDKVIQEALQKSSIGQSKDFRQIQKLCMPFMKFKKDEAIAIGDQALDLKLPFGEIEVLKENLDLIKRQLGLQEVEILSATNPDALSKAGSLVKLLEQNPPAPGSPTAIFLTW; encoded by the coding sequence ATGGCGGCGGAGGAAGGCGGGAAGAGCTTTGCCAGGAGAGACCGTCTCCTACAGATTGAGGCAAAGGCTCGAAGCTGGTGGGAAGACAAACAAGTTTTCAGGGCCCAGTCTCGTGCAGAGCCGCCCGGGCCAGGGGAGAAGTTCTTTGGGAACTTCCCCTTCCCTTATATGAACGGTATTCTGCATCTCGGACATGCTTTCTCACTGTCGAAGCTGGAGTTTGCTGCAGCCTATCATCGATTGAGAGGCGCAAATGTCCTCTTGCCTTTTGCTTTTCACTGTACTGGCATGCCCATCAAAGCCTCTGCCGATAAGCTTATTAGGGAGATTCAGCAGTTTGGAGAACCTCCTGTTTTTCCCAAAAAAGTGGAGAAAGGGAACGAGGAAGTGGAAGCGGAAGCAGAGGATGTCAATGCAGGCGAACCTCCAGCCAAGCATAAGGGAAAGAAGTCTAAGGCTGCAGCAAAATCAAGCGGCGAAGTGTACCAATGGGAAATTATGAAGAGCTTTGGCCTCTCCGACAGTGACATATCCAAATTTCAGGACCCTTATAAGTGGTTGACTTATTTTCCCCCATTGGCAGTGGAGGACCTCAAGGCTTTTGGCCTGGGCTGTGACTGGAGACGTTCCTTTATTACTACAGACATGAACCCTTTTTTCGACACCTTTGTGAGGTGGCAGGTTAGGAAACTGAAATCCATGGGTAAGATTGTCAAAGATCTCCGTTACACGATATACTCTCCGATGGATGGGCAACCCTGTGCAGATCATGATAGGTCCAGTGGTGAAGGAGTTCAGCCCCAAGAATATACTGTCATCAAAATGGAACTGATGGCACCTTTTCCTTCTAAATTGGGAGTGTTGGAGGGGAGGAAAGTGTTCCTTGCTGCAGCAACACTGAGACCTGAGACCATGTATGGACAAACAAATGCATGGGTATTGCCTGATGGTAAGTATGGTGCATATGAAATCAATGAAACAGATGTGTTCATTCTTACACAGAGAGCAGCACGTAATCTTGCTTATCAAAAGTACTCTAGGGTCCCAGAGAAACCTACTTGCTTGGTTGAACTGACTGGTTACGATTTGATTGGCCTTCCATTGAAGTCGCCACTAGCAGTGAATCAGATTATTTATGCTCTTCCTATGTTGACTGTCCTAACAGACAAAGGTACTGGGATTGTGACCAGTGTACCTACTGATTCTCCGGATGACTATATGGCCTTGCATGACTTGAAATCAAAACCTGCTTTTAGGGCAAAATATGGTGTGAAAGATGAGTGGGTACTGCCCTTTGAGATTATCCCAATCATTGATATTCCAGGATATGGAAATAAGGCTGCAGAAAAGGTCTGTGCAGATCTCAAgatcaaaagccagaatgaGAAAGAGAAGCTAGCAGAAGCCAAGAAGTTGACATACTTGAAAGGATTCAATGAAGGAACACTGATTGTGGGGGAATTTAAGGGAAGGAAAGTCCAGGAGGTTAAGCCCTTGATAAGGAGCAAGCTTATAGAGGCGGGGGAGGCAATATCATACAGTGAACCTGAGAAGCGGGTACTATCACGATCAGGTGATGAATGTGTTGTGGCGCTTACAGATCAATGGTACATCACTTACGGGGAAACTGAATGGAAAAAACTGGCTGAGGAGTGCTTGTCCAGCATGAGTTTGTATTCTGATGAGACACAGCATGGATTTGAACACACATTGAGCTGGTTGAATCAGTGGGCTTGTTCACGATCTTTTGGTCTTGGGACTCGCATCCCCTGGGATGAAGAATTCTTAGTTGAGTCATTGTCTGATTCAACTATTTACATGGCTTATTACACCATTGCTCACTTCCTACACAATGGAGACATGTATGGTTCCAGCAAATCTGCAATTAAACCTGAACAAATGACTGATGAGGTCTGGGATTTTATTTTCTGTGATGGCCCATATCCTAAATCATCCGACATCTCATCATCAATTCTGAGTGAGATGAAGCAGGAGTTTGAATATTGGTATCCTTTTGATCTTCGGGTGTCTGGCAAGGATCTAATACAAAATCATTTAACCTTCTGCATCTACAACCATACAGCTATTATGTCCAAGAAGCACTGGCCTCGTGGTTTCAGATGCAATGGGCACCTACTGCTCAATGCTCGGAAAATGGCCAAGTCCACAGGAAACTTTAGGACAATTCGCCAGGCAATTGAGGAATTTTCTGCTGATGCCACTCGCTTTTCTTTGGCTGATGCTGGAGATGGTATTGATgatgcaaattttgcatttaaCACTGCCAATGCTGCAATCCTGCGGCTCACTAAAGAGATCTCATGGATGGAAGAAGTTTTAGGTACAGACTCTTCTTTGAGACCAGGACCCCCAACTACTTATGCTGACAGGGTCTTTGCAAATGAGATAAATATTGCTGTGAACAGGACTGAGCAGAATTACAGCAACTGCATGTTCCGAGAAGCCCTCAAGACTGGATTTTATGATCTTCAAGCTGCTAGGGATGAGTATCAGTTTTCATGTGGTGCTGGGGGAATGAACCGTGATTTGCTGTGGCATTTTATGGATGTGCAGACACGTCTTATTACTCCAATCTGCCCACACTATGGAGAATACGTATGGAGGGAACTTTTGAAGAAGGACGGCTTTGTGGTAAACGCAGGATGGCCTTTGGCTGACGCTCCGGACCTAACCCTCCAGAGTGCGAATAAGTATTTGCAGGACTCAATCATTTCAATGAGGAAGCTCCTCCAAAAGCAAGTTTCAAGCTCAAAGAAGGGTAAGAAGGCTACTCCAGTCACAGCGTTGACAGAAGACAACAATCTGACCGGCTTAATCTATGTGAACGAGCACTTTGATGGATGGAAGGCAGAGTGCCTGAAAATCCTCCAAATTAACTTTAACAGAGACAGTCATACTTTTTCTTCAGACAAGGTGATACAAGAAGCGTTgcaaaaaagttctattggtcAGTCGAAAGATTTTAGACAAATCCAAAAGCTTTGTATGCCTTTCATGAAGTTCAAGAAGGATGAGGCAATTGCAATTGGGGATCAGGCCTTGGATTTGAAGCTACCTTTTGGCGAGATTGAGGTCCTTAAAGAGAACTTGGACTTAATTAAGAGACAACTTGGTCTTCAAGAGGTAGAAATATTGTCTGCTACAAATCCTGATGCACTTTCTAAAGCCGGTTCTCTTGTCAAACTGTTAGAGCAGAATCCTCCAGCACCCGGAAGCCCTACTGCCATCTTCTTGACCTGGTAA